From a single Candidatus Thermoplasmatota archaeon genomic region:
- a CDS encoding glycine C-acetyltransferase, translating into MKRNPTAFLKEEYDDLVKKNLDWKLRVLESASTPHAVVDGKKVLMLCSNNYLNLSNHPRLIKAAVDAAKKYGAGSGSVRAIAGTMKLHVEVEKRLAKFKHTEAALVYQTGFAANAGLIPQLVGEGDIIISDELNHGSIIDGVRLAKADRAVYKHRDMGELEKVLKEADKKYRRILIITDGVFSMDGDIAPMDKIVKLADEYGAMTYVDDAHGEGVIGPDGRGIGAHFNIEGKIDVEMGTFSKAYGVVGGLIAGSQDIINFAYNKSRTWLLSGSHPPAVAGAQLAAIDVLETEPEHVKKLWDNTRYFKKELNSMGFDTGQSETPITPVIVGESGKAKELSNMLFEEGIFALPIVFPMVARDKARIRVMMNAGLTKKDLDFALETFERLGKKLGII; encoded by the coding sequence ATGAAGCGGAATCCAACAGCTTTTCTAAAAGAGGAATATGATGATCTTGTTAAAAAGAACCTTGATTGGAAGCTGCGTGTATTAGAGAGCGCATCTACGCCCCATGCGGTTGTTGATGGCAAAAAGGTTTTGATGCTTTGTTCCAACAACTATCTAAATCTTAGTAACCACCCTCGTCTTATTAAGGCAGCTGTTGATGCCGCTAAAAAATATGGTGCAGGCTCAGGCTCTGTTCGTGCCATAGCTGGTACCATGAAGCTTCATGTTGAAGTAGAAAAAAGGCTTGCTAAATTCAAACACACAGAGGCTGCTCTTGTTTATCAGACTGGTTTTGCTGCAAACGCTGGTCTTATACCACAGCTTGTTGGTGAGGGGGACATAATCATTAGCGATGAGCTTAACCATGGTAGTATAATTGATGGTGTACGTCTTGCGAAGGCTGATCGCGCTGTCTACAAACACCGTGACATGGGTGAGCTTGAAAAAGTTTTAAAAGAGGCTGACAAAAAATATAGGAGAATCCTGATAATAACTGATGGCGTGTTCAGCATGGATGGTGACATAGCACCCATGGACAAGATTGTTAAACTAGCTGATGAGTACGGTGCTATGACATATGTTGATGACGCACATGGTGAGGGCGTAATAGGCCCTGATGGACGAGGCATAGGTGCACATTTCAACATAGAAGGAAAAATCGATGTTGAGATGGGTACTTTTAGTAAAGCCTATGGTGTTGTTGGCGGCCTAATAGCTGGTAGCCAGGATATCATCAACTTTGCTTACAACAAATCCCGTACATGGCTGCTTAGTGGTTCTCACCCACCAGCTGTAGCTGGTGCACAGCTTGCTGCTATAGATGTGCTTGAAACCGAACCTGAGCATGTAAAAAAACTATGGGACAACACCAGGTATTTCAAAAAAGAGTTGAACTCAATGGGTTTTGACACAGGCCAGAGCGAGACACCTATAACACCAGTTATAGTGGGTGAATCAGGTAAAGCAAAAGAGCTTAGCAACATGTTGTTTGAAGAAGGAATATTTGCATTACCCATAGTGTTCCCAATGGTTGCAAGAGACAAAGCGCGGATAAGAGTGATGATGAATGCTGGTCTCACAAAAAAAGACCTTGATTTCGCTCTAGAAACATTTGAGAGACTAGGTAAAAAACTTGGTATAATCTAA
- a CDS encoding ATP-NAD kinase family protein, whose translation MEMVLKIGFVVNPIAGMGGRVGLKGTDGVLDKAVSLGAKPVAPGKAEETLKEFLSKYSTEKDVVCWFTCSGSMGFDELKNVGMKNVEVVYSSAGVNTTSTDTKKACEVFLEKNVDLVVFCGGDGTMRDIFSVVDKKVPVLGIPAGVKMHSGVFGVNTRAVAKMLHEFINKNLTIGDVDVMDLDEELYRKGEWKIKLFGVAKGIVEPTYVQVGKTVFESVSDDEVKDELAEHVLDEMNKYRDHLFLMGSGGTIDYIARKIGLDNTLLGIDAVYDKKTVAKDLNEKGILDLLGRYPKAKVVLSPIGAQGFILGRGNLQLSPRVIQKIGLDNIIVVSTPSKLVSTPFIRVDTGDKVLDRIFAEKEFMMVVIGYRLSRVVHIQTNNF comes from the coding sequence ATGGAAATGGTTCTGAAAATTGGTTTTGTGGTTAACCCTATTGCTGGTATGGGTGGGCGGGTAGGTCTCAAGGGTACAGATGGTGTTTTAGATAAGGCAGTTAGTCTTGGTGCTAAACCAGTTGCCCCCGGTAAAGCAGAGGAAACGTTGAAGGAATTTTTATCAAAATATTCTACAGAAAAAGATGTTGTTTGTTGGTTTACTTGTTCTGGTTCTATGGGTTTTGATGAACTAAAAAATGTTGGTATGAAAAATGTTGAGGTTGTTTATAGCTCAGCTGGTGTTAACACAACCTCTACTGATACAAAGAAAGCTTGTGAGGTTTTTTTAGAAAAAAACGTTGATCTTGTTGTTTTCTGCGGTGGGGATGGTACCATGAGGGATATTTTCAGTGTTGTTGACAAAAAGGTTCCTGTTCTTGGTATACCTGCTGGTGTTAAGATGCACTCTGGTGTTTTTGGTGTTAACACTCGTGCTGTTGCTAAGATGCTTCATGAGTTCATAAACAAAAACCTTACTATTGGTGATGTTGATGTTATGGATCTTGATGAGGAGCTTTATCGTAAAGGTGAGTGGAAGATAAAGTTGTTTGGTGTTGCCAAGGGTATAGTTGAGCCTACTTATGTTCAGGTTGGTAAAACTGTTTTTGAGTCTGTTTCTGATGACGAGGTTAAGGATGAGCTTGCTGAGCATGTTCTTGATGAGATGAACAAATACAGGGATCATCTTTTTTTGATGGGCTCTGGTGGCACCATTGATTATATTGCTCGTAAAATAGGTTTAGATAACACCCTTCTTGGCATTGATGCTGTTTATGACAAAAAAACTGTTGCCAAGGATCTTAATGAAAAAGGTATCCTTGATCTTTTAGGGAGATATCCTAAGGCTAAGGTTGTTTTAAGCCCTATTGGGGCTCAGGGTTTTATCCTTGGTCGTGGTAACCTTCAGCTTAGCCCCCGTGTTATCCAGAAAATTGGTTTAGATAATATTATAGTGGTTTCCACCCCGTCTAAGCTTGTCTCCACCCCTTTTATAAGGGTTGACACAGGTGATAAGGTTTTAGATCGTATTTTTGCTGAGAAAGAGTTCATGATGGTTGTTATAGGTTATCGTCTCAGCAGGGTTGTTCATATACAAACCAATAACTTTTAA